One Clavelina lepadiformis chromosome 1, kaClaLepa1.1, whole genome shotgun sequence genomic region harbors:
- the LOC143469284 gene encoding solute carrier organic anion transporter family member 4C1-like isoform X2 has translation MYIILVGQLLMGSGVTPFYTLGLAYIEDSVSKRSASIYLGIANAASALGPVIGFIAGGVILSDYYVDFDKVSEPPLPNYDPRWVGAWWVFLLAAMEFTWLLAVPMSGFPKQLPGTAKNRKNRVSEVHQNGGAQIANKDGFGSSYEDLPRAIVTLLKNPTYVIITVCGCLQSLLIAGTAAFFAKYIENAFRMSVGDAAVLSGAVSVPAGAVGNILGGLLI, from the exons ATGTACATCATTCTGGTCGGCCAGTTGCTCATGGGTAGTGGAGTGACCCCGTTCTACACCCTGGGTCTTGCTTACATCGAGGACAGCGTCTCGAAACGGTCAGCCTCGATATACTTGG GCATTGCAAATGCAGCATCAGCACTAGGACCAGTAATCGGTTTCATAGCAGGTGGAGTTATTTTATCCGATTATTACGTCGATTTCGACAAAGTATCTGA acCCCCGCTTCCTAATTACGACCCAAGATGGGTTGGTGCATGGTGGGTATTTCTCTTGGCGGCTATGGAGTTCACTTGGCTCCTTGCGGTACCCATGTCAGGATTCCCAAAACAACTACCTG GAACAGCGAAGAACCGGAAAAACAGGGTCTCCGAAGTGCACCAAAACGGGGGCGCTCAAATCGCCAACAAAGACGGTTTTGGTTCCTCCTACGAGGACCTGCCCCGCGCCATCGTCACCCTACTGAAAAACCCTACGTACGTCATAATCACCGTCTGTGGATGCTTGCAATCTCTTCTGATCGCCGGAACAGCGGCTTTCTTTGCCAAGTATATTGAAAATGCTTTCCGAATGTCTGTAGGCGACGCAGCTGTACTGTCAG GCGCAGTTAGCGTGCCTGCTGGTGCAGTTGGGAACATTTTGGGAGGACTTTTGATCTAA
- the LOC143469284 gene encoding solute carrier organic anion transporter family member 4A1-like isoform X1 produces MLKYCSFAVFSVACLSCCFLLHCRDTQIAGVNVPYSDSSFNSVTSTNLTSSCNSHCPCQEAYYIPVCGPEEVTYFSACQAGCTEVNYFVQPTVYSNCSCFPNSTDEAVDGRCPSPCSTRSAFLALSFFMVMFTFSIFTPMLVSTFRIVPESLRSFALGLEYLFYRALGTIPGPNLYGAFIDATCLLWQETSCGDRGFCWTYNNRNMALTFLYLSVVGNGLSALLFLVGSFTYKPMYVAECSTDMDTVQLSTDSDKDGNKKSKGHTNYPSYDGNLYENAKLNEDCTKL; encoded by the exons atgctgaAATATTGCTCATTTGCTGTATTCTCGGTGGCTTGTTTGTCATGCTGCTTCCTTCTGCACTGCAGAGACACACAAATAGCAGGAGTCAATGTGCCTTATAG TGACAGTTCTTTTAATTCTGTAACTTCCACCAACCTGACGTCATCCTGTAATAGTCACTGTCCCTGCCAAGAAGCTTACTACATCCCGGTATGTGGTCCCGAGGAAGTGACGTATTTCTCAGCTTGCCAGGCAGGATGTACCGAAGTGAATTACTTTGTCCAACCAACG GTTTACAGCAACTGCAGCTGTTTCCCGAATTCAACAGACGAGGCTGTCGACGGTAGGTGCCCATCGCCATGTTCAACTCGAAGCGCGTTCCTGGCGCTGTCGTTTTTCATGGTCATGTTCACGTTTTCCATCTTCACACCTATGCTGGTATCCACTTTCAG GATTGTGCCAGAATCACTTAGGTCGTTTGCCTTGGGTTTGGAATATTTATTTTACCGTGCTTTGGGGACAATACCAGGACCAAATCTCTACGGCGCTTTTATCGATGCCACTTGCCTTTTATGGCAGGAAACTTCATGCGGTGACAGGGGATTCTGTTGGACGTACAATAACAGAAACATGGCTCTTACTTTTCTTTACCTAT CTGTTGTTGGCAACGGTCTCTCTGCTCTATTGTTTCTTGTGGGGAGCTTCACTTACAAGCCCATGTATGTGGCCGAGTGTTCAACTGACATGGACACTGTTCAGCTTTCAACTGACAGTGACAAAGATGGCAACAAGAAGAGCAAAGGTCACACAAATTATCCTTCCTACGACGGAAATTTATACGAAAATGCTAAATTAAACGAGGACTGTACAAAACTCTGA